One window of Curtobacterium sp. 458 genomic DNA carries:
- a CDS encoding homoserine O-acetyltransferase, producing MDWQTTPEDSVPSSLVPGTELGTLGKPPVTGAWRPGDHPGSRHFASLGEQWVRGGHLPNVRVAYETWGTLSPERDNAVLVFHALTGDSHVTGEAGPGHRTAGWWGDVVGPGRAIDTDRWFVVVPNMLGSCQGTTGPSSVAPDGVEWGARFPFVTVRDQVAVQVQLADRLGIERFAGVVGGSMGGMHALEFAITHPDRVARLAVLASTAQTTADQIAANSLQRAAIQMDPGFADGDYHDAAPGEGPHRGLALARRMALMTYRAPDELNGRFDRSWQSDVSPLGDDGRFSVESYLDFHGNKFTRRFDAGSYVTLTHAMDSHDVGAGRGGVAAALGRVTARTLVIGVSSDRLFPVEDQHRIAAGIPDTLDGDRATVVTSEFGHDGFLIEQEAVGAHLRRLFS from the coding sequence ATGGACTGGCAGACGACCCCCGAGGACTCCGTGCCGTCCTCCCTCGTGCCCGGGACCGAACTCGGCACCCTCGGCAAGCCGCCGGTCACGGGCGCATGGCGGCCCGGCGACCACCCCGGCAGCCGACACTTCGCGAGCCTCGGCGAGCAGTGGGTCCGTGGCGGGCACCTGCCGAACGTCCGGGTCGCCTACGAGACCTGGGGCACGCTGTCCCCGGAGCGCGACAACGCCGTGCTGGTGTTCCACGCGCTCACCGGCGACTCGCACGTCACGGGCGAGGCCGGCCCGGGGCACCGCACCGCCGGCTGGTGGGGCGACGTCGTCGGACCGGGCCGCGCCATCGACACCGACCGCTGGTTCGTCGTCGTCCCGAACATGCTCGGCAGCTGCCAGGGGACGACCGGCCCCTCGTCGGTCGCACCGGACGGGGTCGAGTGGGGCGCACGCTTCCCGTTCGTCACGGTGCGCGACCAGGTCGCCGTGCAGGTCCAGCTCGCCGACCGACTCGGGATCGAGCGGTTCGCCGGCGTCGTCGGTGGGTCGATGGGCGGCATGCACGCCCTCGAGTTCGCGATCACCCACCCCGACCGCGTCGCGCGGCTCGCCGTCCTCGCATCGACGGCGCAGACCACCGCCGACCAGATCGCCGCGAACTCGCTGCAGCGTGCCGCCATCCAGATGGACCCCGGGTTCGCGGACGGCGACTACCACGACGCCGCCCCGGGCGAGGGACCGCACCGGGGGCTCGCACTCGCCCGCCGCATGGCGCTCATGACCTACCGGGCGCCCGACGAGCTCAACGGTCGCTTCGACCGGTCGTGGCAGAGCGACGTGTCGCCGCTCGGAGACGACGGCCGGTTCTCGGTGGAGAGCTACCTCGACTTCCACGGCAACAAGTTCACCCGGCGGTTCGACGCGGGCTCGTACGTGACGCTGACGCACGCGATGGACTCGCACGACGTCGGGGCCGGCCGCGGAGGCGTGGCCGCCGCGCTCGGACGGGTGACCGCGCGCACGCTCGTCATCGGGGTGTCGAGCGACCGGTTGTTCCCCGTCGAGGACCAGCACCGGATCGCCGCGGGCATCCCGGACACCCTCGACGGCGACCGCGCCACGGTGGTGACGAGCGAGTTCGGGCACGACGGGTTCCTCATAGAGCAGGAGGCCGTCGGGGCGCACCTCCGGCGGCTGTTCAGCTGA
- a CDS encoding bifunctional o-acetylhomoserine/o-acetylserine sulfhydrylase: protein MSTNDAAAWRFETTQVHAGAQPDPTTGARATPIYKTTSYVFENSDHARDLFALAQPGNIYSRIMNPTNDVVEQRIAALEGGTGALLVSSGQAAETYAVLNIAGAGDHIVSSSSIYGGTYNLFKYTLAKLGIETTFVEDQDDPEEWRRAVRPNTKLFFAETVGNPKINVLDIATVSDIAHEAGVPLIVDNTIATPYLIRPFEHGADIVVHSATKFLGGHGTVIGGVIVDGGRFVWSDHAEKFPEFSTPDPSYHGAVFSQAVGDPLAYIIKARVQLLRDLGASNSPDTAFALLQGIETLSLRIERHVSNAQEIAEWLDRHPDVASVSYAGLPTSPWYAAANKYAPKGVGAVLSFELKGGVDAGKAFVDNLRLFSHLANIGDVRSLVIHPASTTHSQLTPEQQLTTGVTPGLVRLSVGIENVEDLRADLEAGLAAARAESERLRA, encoded by the coding sequence ATGAGCACGAACGACGCCGCCGCCTGGCGGTTCGAGACGACCCAGGTCCACGCCGGCGCCCAGCCGGACCCGACGACCGGTGCGCGTGCCACGCCGATCTACAAGACGACCTCGTACGTCTTCGAGAACTCGGACCACGCCCGCGACCTGTTCGCGCTCGCGCAGCCGGGCAACATCTACTCCCGGATCATGAACCCGACGAACGACGTCGTCGAGCAGCGCATCGCCGCGCTCGAGGGCGGCACAGGGGCGCTGCTGGTGTCCTCCGGGCAGGCCGCGGAGACGTACGCGGTGCTCAACATCGCGGGTGCGGGCGACCACATCGTGTCCTCGTCGTCGATCTACGGCGGCACGTACAACCTGTTCAAGTACACGCTCGCGAAGCTCGGCATCGAGACCACCTTCGTGGAGGACCAGGACGACCCCGAGGAGTGGCGTCGCGCCGTCCGACCGAACACGAAGCTGTTCTTCGCGGAGACGGTCGGCAACCCGAAGATCAACGTCCTCGACATCGCCACCGTGTCGGACATCGCGCACGAGGCCGGTGTCCCGCTGATCGTCGACAACACGATCGCGACGCCGTACCTCATCCGTCCGTTCGAGCACGGGGCCGACATCGTCGTCCACTCGGCGACGAAGTTCCTCGGCGGACACGGCACCGTCATCGGCGGCGTGATCGTCGACGGTGGCCGGTTCGTCTGGTCGGACCACGCCGAGAAGTTCCCGGAGTTCAGCACGCCCGACCCGTCGTACCACGGTGCGGTGTTCTCGCAGGCGGTCGGCGACCCGCTCGCCTACATCATCAAGGCACGGGTGCAGCTGCTCCGTGACCTCGGCGCGTCGAACTCCCCCGACACGGCGTTCGCGCTCCTGCAGGGCATCGAGACGCTGTCGCTCCGCATCGAGCGGCACGTGTCGAACGCACAGGAGATCGCGGAGTGGCTCGACCGCCACCCCGACGTCGCCTCGGTGTCGTACGCCGGGCTGCCCACGTCCCCCTGGTACGCCGCTGCGAACAAGTACGCACCGAAGGGCGTCGGTGCGGTGCTGTCGTTCGAGCTCAAGGGCGGCGTGGACGCGGGCAAGGCGTTCGTGGACAACCTGCGGCTGTTCTCGCACCTCGCGAACATCGGCGACGTGCGCTCGCTCGTGATCCACCCGGCGTCGACCACGCACTCGCAGCTCACCCCTGAGCAGCAGCTGACGACCGGGGTAACGCCGGGGCTCGTCCGCCTGTCGGTCGGGATCGAGAACGTCGAGGACCTGCGGGCCGACCTCGAGGCCGGGCTCGCCGCGGCCCGTGCCGAGTCGGAGCGCCTCCGCGCCTGA
- a CDS encoding acyltransferase family protein, translated as MTREAAPVAPAGLEPGRAKLRIPMWDTARFLAVTLVVIGHAIQRQTSDSEHALALYTFIYAFHMPAFGVISGYFSSAATPTADRMKRTITDIVVPYIIMQTIWTVVQAIVEGGKQFNPTQPTWTLWFLLALGIFRLILPYLAQLRWPLFWAVVFSIGVGYFDNVDSTLSLSRAISLLPFFLVGWQVKQWGLFDRWYDAPRRTVVRVRVIAAAVFAAWAVSCAIWIPQFKEFDLHHWFFYDDSYSGLGEDAWWAGAVRFGLMLLAAVLTASFLLLVPRRTVWITRFGAATMYVYLLHTFVLYPIRESGVLAGEHSAWPYVLLMVVVACAVSLFLAQPFVRSAMRWLLEPRVGWLFRKDEVR; from the coding sequence ATGACGAGAGAAGCGGCTCCGGTGGCCCCCGCCGGGCTCGAGCCGGGGCGGGCGAAGCTGCGCATCCCGATGTGGGACACCGCGCGGTTCCTCGCGGTCACGCTCGTCGTCATCGGGCACGCGATCCAGCGCCAGACGAGCGACAGTGAGCACGCGCTCGCCCTCTACACGTTCATCTACGCCTTCCACATGCCGGCGTTCGGCGTGATCAGTGGCTACTTCTCGTCGGCCGCGACCCCGACCGCGGACCGGATGAAGCGGACGATCACGGACATCGTGGTGCCGTACATCATCATGCAGACGATCTGGACCGTCGTGCAGGCGATCGTCGAGGGCGGCAAGCAGTTCAACCCGACGCAGCCGACCTGGACGCTCTGGTTCCTGCTCGCCCTCGGGATCTTCCGGCTGATCCTGCCGTACCTCGCGCAGCTGCGGTGGCCGCTGTTCTGGGCCGTGGTGTTCAGCATCGGCGTGGGCTACTTCGACAACGTCGACTCGACGCTCTCGCTGAGCCGCGCGATCAGCCTGCTGCCGTTCTTCCTCGTCGGCTGGCAGGTCAAGCAGTGGGGGCTCTTCGACCGCTGGTACGACGCCCCCCGGCGGACCGTGGTGCGCGTGCGGGTGATCGCGGCCGCGGTGTTCGCGGCGTGGGCGGTGTCGTGTGCGATCTGGATCCCCCAGTTCAAGGAGTTCGACCTCCACCACTGGTTCTTCTACGACGACTCGTACTCGGGGCTCGGCGAGGACGCGTGGTGGGCGGGAGCGGTCCGCTTCGGCCTGATGCTGCTCGCCGCGGTGCTCACGGCGTCGTTCCTCCTGCTGGTGCCCCGACGGACGGTCTGGATCACCCGGTTCGGTGCGGCGACGATGTACGTCTACCTGCTGCACACGTTCGTCCTCTACCCGATCCGTGAGTCCGGCGTCCTCGCCGGTGAGCACTCGGCCTGGCCGTACGTGCTCCTCATGGTCGTGGTCGCCTGCGCGGTGAGCCTCTTCCTGGCGCAGCCGTTCGTGCGCAGCGCGATGCGCTGGCTCCTCGAGCCGAGGGTCGGTTGGCTGTTCCGGAAGGACGAGGTGCGGTAG
- a CDS encoding SDR family oxidoreductase, which translates to MAPRRAVVTGASSGIGAATVRLLRSRGWDVLAVARREAKLQALAEETGATYLVVDVTDPSAVAALASRVAELGGVDVLVNNAGGALGSASVEESDVEDWRAMFEVNVIGTKQVTAALLPALRGTARSNGHADIVTVTSTAGHVAYENGGGYNAAKFAEHALVGALRLELNGEPIRVVEIAPGLVKTDEFALTRFRGDEAKAAAVYDDVPEPLVAEDVAEAIAHAVELPAHVNLDLVTVRPVAQSAQHKLARGRLTPRD; encoded by the coding sequence ATGGCACCTCGTCGCGCAGTCGTCACCGGAGCCAGCTCGGGCATCGGCGCCGCGACCGTCCGACTCCTGCGCTCCCGAGGCTGGGACGTGCTCGCCGTCGCCCGTCGCGAGGCCAAGCTGCAGGCGCTCGCCGAGGAGACCGGTGCGACGTACCTCGTGGTGGACGTCACCGACCCGTCGGCCGTCGCGGCGCTCGCGAGCCGGGTGGCGGAGCTCGGCGGCGTGGACGTGCTCGTCAACAACGCCGGCGGTGCCCTCGGGTCGGCGTCGGTCGAGGAGTCCGACGTCGAGGACTGGCGCGCCATGTTCGAGGTGAACGTCATCGGCACGAAGCAGGTCACGGCCGCGCTGCTCCCGGCGCTGCGCGGGACCGCGCGGAGCAACGGGCACGCCGACATCGTCACGGTGACCTCGACGGCCGGGCACGTGGCGTACGAGAACGGCGGCGGGTACAACGCCGCGAAGTTCGCCGAGCACGCCCTCGTCGGGGCCCTCCGGCTGGAGCTGAACGGCGAGCCGATCCGGGTCGTGGAGATCGCTCCGGGCCTGGTGAAGACGGACGAGTTCGCGCTCACCCGGTTCCGCGGCGACGAGGCCAAGGCCGCAGCGGTCTACGACGACGTGCCGGAGCCGCTCGTGGCCGAGGACGTCGCAGAGGCGATCGCGCACGCGGTCGAGCTGCCCGCGCACGTGAACCTCGACCTCGTGACCGTCCGACCGGTGGCGCAGTCGGCGCAGCACAAGCTGGCGCGGGGGCGGTTGACGCCGCGCGACTGA